The following coding sequences are from one Nicotiana tomentosiformis chromosome 3, ASM39032v3, whole genome shotgun sequence window:
- the LOC104103624 gene encoding peptide-N4-(N-acetyl-beta-glucosaminyl)asparagine amidase A produces the protein MAILIFFCFISFIAPLSSSLEHHSHLTKQSLRQNTTSSQQYLEITRPLPFANLTPSCTFHILTHNFSNTIGLPPVSVLYSPPSNCSWTHVVLQFNASSKGFQYDRIAAVWLDGAELLRTSTPEPTDNGVFWSVTKDVTRYSSILVNSNKSLSVMLENLVNDIYTGVYQVNVSFLYYDVKPVDNPIEMGANNLKSSYEKPADLIIPITSGNGSQGFWFRFLNESELHGQKVIIPNNTYKAVIEIYVSSHGYDEFWYSNPPDSYIQNNSLTTRRGHGSYREVLLNIDENLVGSVVPFPVIFTGGINPLYWEPLVSIGAFDLPSYDIDLTSFLGLLLDGQDHFFGLGVADGIPFWLVDANLHLWLDNNEVQAKAFDLGTPKFKIERSSSFIGLDGSFEVELKRKSQISSWVNSSAGNLTTIVSRELKFKNKINFYLNGTEKHIKQKVEEEIEVRVLSISGSTISKTKVKRKYPLTITSKTLPSTENGTSLMLSDLDHEWKEKKKSDGGSSNTLTNRQQCNGWMVVQDHNVLYGGATTQQSYSYEGEAGCYSRSITAANGMLMNDTANSLCAAPLKFGSFSAL, from the coding sequence ATGGCGATTCTCATCTTCTTCTGTTTCATTAGCTTTATTGCCCCACTTTCTTCTTCCCTTGAACACCATTCCCACTTAACCAAACAAAGTCTTCGCCAGAACACTACTTCTTCACAGCAATACTTGGAAATCACTCGTCCATTGCCATTCGCTAATCTCACCCCTTCTTGCACTTTTCATATCCTCACCCACAACTTCAGCAATACAATAGGTCTCCCGCCGGTCTCTGTTTTATATTCTCCCCCGTCCAATTGCTCTTGGACTCACGTGGTTCTTCAGTTCAATGCTTCTTCCAAAGGTTTCCAATACGATCGTATCGCCGCCGTTTGGCTTGACGGTGCCGAGCTCCTCCGTACTAGCACCCCCGAGCCTACTGATAACGGCGTTTTCTGGTCCGTTACTAAAGACGTTACCAGGTACTCCTCCATCCTGGTCAACTCGAATAAATCTCTTTCTGTCATGTTAGAAAATCTGGTCAACGACATTTACACAGGCGTTTATCAAGTTAATGTTAGTTTCCTCTACTATGATGTTAAGCCTGTGGATAATCCAATAGAAATGGGAGCGAACAATTTGAAAAGTTCCTACGAAAAACCGGCAGATTTGATAATACCAATAACATCGGGAAATGGGAGTCAAGGATTTTGGTTCCGATTTCTAAACGAATCAGAGTTGCATGGACAGAAAGTTATTATTCCGAATAACACATATAAAGCTGTGATTGAAATTTATGTATCATCTCATGGGTATGATGAGTTTTGGTACTCAAATCCTCCTGATTCGTACATACAGAATAATAGTTTGACTACCCGAAGAGGCCACGGATCGTACAGGGAAGTTTTGTTGAATATAGATGAGAATTTAGTAGGATCTGTGGTTCCGTTCCCGGTGATTTTCACAGGTGGAATTAACCCTCTGTATTGGGAACCACTTGTTTCAATAGGGGCATTTGATCTTCCTTCTTATGACATTGACTTAAcatcatttttgggacttttactTGATGGCCAAGATCACTTTTTTGGGCTTGGAGTTGCGGATGGTATCCCATTCTGGCTTGTGGATGCGAATTTGCACCTTTGGTTGGATAACAATGAAGTGCAGGCTAAAGCTTTTGATCTAGGTACTCCTAAGTTCAAGATTGAGCGGTCTTCGAGTTTTATAGGGTTGGATGGATCATTTGAGGTTGAGTTGAAGAGAAAGAGCCAGATTTCTTCTTGGGTGAATTCGTCAGCAGGCAATTTGACTACTATAGTTTCGCGAGAATTGAAGTTCAAGAACAAGATAAACTTTTATCTGAACGGAACTGAGAAGCACATTAAGCAGAAAGTGGAAGAAGAGATTGAAGTTAGAGTACTATCTATTAGTGGAAGCACGATATCTAAGACCAAAGTGAAGAGGAAATATCCACTTACTATAACCAGTAAGACTTTGCCATCAACGGAGAATGGTACAAGCTTGATGCTTTCTGATTTGGACCACGAatggaaggagaagaagaaatcgGATGGAGGTTCTTCAAACACTTTGACAAATCGACAACAATGCAACGGGTGGATGGTTGTTCAAGATCACAATGTTTTATATGGTGGAGCAACCACTCAACAGAGTTATTCTTATGAGGGTGAAGCTGGTTGCTATTCTCGAAGCATTACAGCTGCCAATGGCATGCTTATGAATGACACTGCAAACAGTCTTTGTGCAGCTCCTTTGAAGTTTGGTTCGTTTTCTGCTTTGTGA